The stretch of DNA GAACTCTCAACTGGCGAAAGTTTCCAATTTcggttttgttttcctgtctcATGAAAACCCTGGAATTGCCCAATtgccccgcagcccccccccccccccccccccccccccccccccccccccccccccccccccccccccccccccccccccccccccccccccccccccccccccccccccccccccccccccccccccccccccccccccccccccccccccccccccccccccccccccccccccccccccccccccccccccccccccccccccccccccccccccccccccccccccccccccccccccccccccccccccccccccccccccccccccccccccccccccccccccccccccccccccccccccccccccccccccccccccccccccccccccccccccccccccccccccccccccccccccccccccccccccccccccccccccccccccccccccccccccccccccccccccccccccccccccccccccccccccccccccccccccccccccccccccccccccccccccccccccccccccccccccccccccccccccccccccccccccccccccccccccccccccccccccccccccccccccccccccccccccccccccccccccccccccccccccccccccccccccccccccccccccccccccccccccccccccccccccccccccccccccccccccccccccccccccccccccccccccccccccccccccccccccccccccccccccccccccccccccccccccccccccccccccccccccccccccccccccccccccccccccccccccccccccccccccccccccccccccccccccccccccccccccccccccccccccccccccccccccccccccccccccccccccccccccccccccccccccccccccccccccccccccccccccccccccccccccccccccccccccccccccccccccccccccccccccccccccccccccccccccccccccccccccccccccccccccccccccccccccccccccccccccccccccccccccccccccccccccccccccccccccccccccccccccccccccccccccccccccccccccccccccccccccccccccccccccccccccccccccccccccccccccccccccccccccccccccccccccccccccccccccccccccccccccccccccccccccccccccccccccccccccccccccccccccccccccccccccccccccccccccccccccccccccccccccccccccccccccccccccccccccccccccccccccccccccccccccccccccccccccccccccccccccccccccccccccccccccccccccccccccccccccccccccccccccccccccccccccccccccccccccccccccccccccccccaggcagggccgccctgcccctgttccccaccttccccaggcagagccagaaTGCCCCTGTcccccaccttccccaggcagATCCGgccctgcccgtgtcccccacctcccccccccccccccccccccccccccccccccccccccccccccccccccccccccccccccccccccccccccccccccccccccccccccccccccccccccccccccccccccccccccccccccccccccccccccccccccccccccccccccccccccccccccccccccccccccccccccccccccccccccccagggcagggtggaagtgctggaacagggacaggaaatGCAAAGCTCAGGATCCAGGGGTAGCAGAGAGTGGGGTATGCACATCCTCAGGAGTACAGGCAGAAGTCAGGGGTATAAGATAAGTAAGGTATTTTTCTGCATAAGAAAGCATGAGACCTACTAAAGGCACtttgtttttcccctccagcaagagcagggaacagagaagCTGGCCAGGGACAAGACTGGTAAAGGCAAGGCTTCATCCCAGCTCAGGTAAGGGGAGAGCACAACTTCAGCTTTAGGtacacacagagccacagggctTTGAACACAGGTCACGCTTTATTCCAGTGTCTGCtcaccagccctggcacaggacaaTGCCAGGAACAGTTACCAAAATAAGTTACATTAGAAATTATTACAAAGTAGTGTTTTCTAGGAAAGAACCAGCACCTGGATTAAAATTCCCCCTATTTTAATAACAGGATATCCTAATCCCATGGCAGAGTAACCCCTGGGAAAAGCTGCCTCATTTAATGGCTGTGAAGTGTTTTACACATGGAGTTACTCTCAGACAATCCTTGAAGTCATTCACAGAACTAGGAAAGATGGTTAAAGAAAAGGCCACTGCAGAGTGAAGGAAAAGTGTTTGGCTGATCCATGAAGAGAATTCTCTTCTTGAGAAGCAGCtccttgtccccagctgtgccagatgtGCTGCAGGGCCGAGCCTCCCCGGAAGCACAACAGGCACAAAGGAAGTTGTGTTtttaaacttgtatttttaaCTTGGAGAAGGCAGGAGATGGTGTCAAAGGTCAAGCACAGCATTTGggtgaattaaaaacaaatccagcattaaaaataaatggagatCACTTCTCTCCCACAACTTGTTTAGGTGAGATTTAGGCACTCACAGCTACAGCTGGGCTGAGTTAGAAAGCTGAAGTGCAGGTCCCATCTCCCCTTTCAGCACAGCAGTTGGATTTAAAAACAGTAAATCAAGATTCAGAACCTCCCCACCTTGGTGATCAAATCTCCTTACAATTACATCTGACTGTAAATTCAGAGAGCAGAGGCACTTGTGGCACAAGTGGGCACAAAATTAGAAGCTCCAGTGCTGTTTTAGCCAAGTAGCCTTGGCCAGAAGAGCTGGAATCTATCAGAGATCTTCCTCTGGTGCACTGGTTTCTATCGCCTTTGCAGCCAGGGCCACCTCTGtgtccttcctttccttctcctctggcTTCCCCACCTGCTCCTCCAGCTTGTCTAGCACCTCACACCATTTCTCTGAGAGCCTGTTGGCTCCCTTTGGCTCTTCAGGTGCCTTAGTCACCTCCTGTGATAGTGGAGCCTTTTCCAATTTTCTATCACTCCTcatctctttcttctcctgctttctgctctcctgtgccCCCTTGGCCATGGCCCTGAAGGGCCCCACAACCCAGTTCAGGGGGGTGTTGTGAGTGACATACTCCAGGAGGACATCGAGAGACCTCCGGGCCTCTGCCACACGGTCCTGGCAGCGGGCCAGGGTGGTTCCGGACAGGTCCTGGAAGGACACGgccctggagaaggagctgtgGAGCTTGTGGATGTGTCGAGTGGCCTGAGACACGGCAtcctggatgctgcaggggAGGCCGTGGGTGCGGAGCCGGAGGCTCTCGTAGgcgggctggagctgctgggtgatgATCCTGAGCATGGCCAGAGTGCGGGGCTCCACCTGCTGGGAGAGACAGGGCTCAGCCCGGCCTGGGGAGGGCCCGGCCGGGGGAGGGCTGGGCCGGGGGAGGGCACCTTCGGCTACCTCTGGCTGGCACGCGGTTCTGACTTGGTTTCCTTTGGGCTGCGTCAGGCTCCAGTCCACCCACAGCTGATGGAgcttctcctgcccctccagcagcttctggcCAACCTCCTGTTTGACAGATTCAATCTGAcgggaaaaaggagaggagaggttgTAGTGCAAGCACACCCAGAGAGGCACAAGCGCttccctgccagggaagggTCCGAGGTGACACGGGGATGGTGCGGGGTGCAGGAAGAGCTTCCAGCTGGGtagcagagcaggaaaggctacagacaggaggaagaagggCAAAGCGTGTTGGTACCAGTTGTATTGCCAGCTGCAGCCGTGCCAGCGTGTCCTGGGTGCTGTGcctgaggctctgcagcctggccagggagTGCTGGTGGGCTCGGTGCCGCAGCCTGCCCGACAGCGAGCCCAGGCGCACGAAGTAACTGCgctgcctcctctgctcctccagcgAGGCCACGCCAAAGCCCTGCACCGTGGTGGCCAGTTTACCTGGGGGAGACAagaacagagctgcagcttggcTCCACTCCAGCTGGGAGGGGTGGAAGAGGTTGGGTCACCCGTTGGAAAACAGGAAGGCTGAAGcttgccctgggagcaggaggttTGTAATTGCTCATGTGTTAAAGGCAGGTGCTCAGTCTTCAGGTAAGCAGACTTGATGGAGAGGTTGAAGCATGAACCCATGTGTTTATTACCTTGAGGCTGATGGACAAGGACCAGCCAGCAAGTGCTTGAACTCGGTCCTATACCATGTGGCAATTTGGTGTTGACAGCCAGAAACTTGGTGATGAATTCAGAGCTACCTGCCTGCTGCAGAAGCTGAATCTTGCTGTGTCAGGTGCTCTCTACTCACATGGGAAAGGACTTGCACCTACAGGTGCCAGGTAAGGATTTTCTTACCCAGCTCCTCCTCGGTCATCGGGAGGTAATGATCCACCAGATCTTCTGACATTCCCAGGACAGATTCCACACCTCCAGCCACTGCCTGGCTCACTGCCTTGGCTTTGCTTATGCTGTTGGCCACCACTGAGTTGGTCATCTCCACACCCTCCTGGagagcctccctgccctgctccagggctgtgttGATCTTGCTGGTGATGGTGCCATAGGCAGcatccagagctgtgctgactGTAGAGGTGACCACAGATTTGGTCTTCTCAACACTGTCCTGAACAGCCCCCTTGGTCAGGTCCACAGCCTCTGTCACCTTGTTGGCCACCAGCTCCTTGgccccctgggcagcccccacagctgcagtgatGGTGGAAGCCACAGCAGACTTGGTCCTGTCAACGCTGTCCTCCACCATGTGCTTGGTGACATCCACAGCCTCTGTCACTTTATTGGTCACCAGCTCCTTGGCCCCCTGAGCAGCCTCCACAG from Ficedula albicollis isolate OC2 chromosome 28, FicAlb1.5, whole genome shotgun sequence encodes:
- the LOC101819516 gene encoding perilipin-3 isoform X2 — its product is MASGKTPTPALLKAEEQQTASAVDRVTSLPLLSSAFNLVSSAYSHTKESHPCLGGVCSVAETVAAVAVGSVLGGAQPILSQLEPQIALVNEYACKGLDQLEENLPFLQQPADKVISDTKQLVTSKVTSAMDAACEAKEAVADKVTEAVDLTKNVVGDSVKLTRSVVTSTVSSAVEAAQGAKELVTNKVTEAVDVTKHMVEDSVDLTKSAVASTIVSAVEAAQGAKEMVTDKVTKAVDLSKHMVEDSVDLTKSAVASTIVNAVEAAQGAKELVTNKVTEAVDVTKHMVEDSVDRTKSAVASTITAAVGAAQGAKELVANKVTDAVDKVTKAVDVTKHMVEDSVDLTKSAVASTIVSAVEAAQGAKEMVTDKVTKAVDLSKHMVEDSVDLTKSAVASTIVNAVEAAQGAKELVTNKVTEAVDVTKHMVEDSVDRTKSAVASTITAAVGAAQGAKELVANKVTEAVDLTKGAVQDSVEKTKSVVTSTVSTALDAAYGTITSKINTALEQGREALQEGVEMTNSVVANSISKAKAVSQAVAGGVESVLGMSEDLVDHYLPMTEEELGKLATTVQGFGVASLEEQRRQRSYFVRLGSLSGRLRHRAHQHSLARLQSLRHSTQDTLARLQLAIQLIESVKQEVGQKLLEGQEKLHQLWVDWSLTQPKGNQVRTACQPEVEPRTLAMLRIITQQLQPAYESLRLRTHGLPCSIQDAVSQATRHIHKLHSSFSRAVSFQDLSGTTLARCQDRVAEARRSLDVLLEYVTHNTPLNWVVGPFRAMAKGAQESRKQEKKEMRSDRKLEKAPLSQEVTKAPEEPKGANRLSEKWCEVLDKLEEQVGKPEEKERKDTEVALAAKAIETSAPEEDL
- the LOC101819516 gene encoding perilipin-3 isoform X3; this encodes MASGKTPTPALLKAEEQQTASAVDRVTSLPLLSSAFNLVSSAYSHTKESHPCLGGVCSVAETVAAVAVGSVLGGAQPILSQLEPQIALVNEYACKGLDQLEENLPFLQQPADKVISDTKQLVTSKVTSAMDAACEAKEAVADKVTEAVDLTKNVVGDSVKLTRSVVTSTVSSAVEAAQGAKELVTNKVTEAVDVTKHMVEDSVDLTKSAVASTIVSAVEAAQGAKEMVTDKVTKAVDLSKHMVEDSVDLTKSAVASTIVNAVEAAQGAKELVTNKVTEAVDVTKHMVEDSVDRTKSAVASTIVNAVEAAQGAKELVTNKVTEAVDVTKHMVEDSVDRTKSAVASTITAAVGAAQGAKELVANKVTEAVDLTKGAVQDSVEKTKSVVTSTVSTALDAAYGTITSKINTALEQGREALQEGVEMTNSVVANSISKAKAVSQAVAGGVESVLGMSEDLVDHYLPMTEEELGKLATTVQGFGVASLEEQRRQRSYFVRLGSLSGRLRHRAHQHSLARLQSLRHSTQDTLARLQLAIQLIESVKQEVGQKLLEGQEKLHQLWVDWSLTQPKGNQVRTACQPEQVEPRTLAMLRIITQQLQPAYESLRLRTHGLPCSIQDAVSQATRHIHKLHSSFSRAVSFQDLSGTTLARCQDRVAEARRSLDVLLEYVTHNTPLNWVVGPFRAMAKGAQESRKQEKKEMRSDRKLEKAPLSQEVTKAPEEPKGANRLSEKWCEVLDKLEEQVGKPEEKERKDTEVALAAKAIETSAPEEDL
- the LOC101819516 gene encoding perilipin-3 isoform X4, which produces MASGKTPTPALLKAEEQQTASAVDRVTSLPLLSSAFNLVSSAYSHTKESHPCLGGVCSVAETVAAVAVGSVLGGAQPILSQLEPQIALVNEYACKGLDQLEENLPFLQQPADKVISDTKQLVTSKVTSAMDAACEAKEAVADKVTEAVDLTKNVVGDSVKLTRSVVTSTVSSAVEAAQGAKELVTNKVTEAVDVTKHMVEDSVDLTKSAVASTIVSAVEAAQGAKEMVTDKVTKAVDLSKHMVEDSVDLTKSAVASTIVNAVEAAQGAKELVTNKVTEAVDVTKHMVEDSVDRTKSAVASTITAAVGAAQGAKELVANKVTEAVDLTKGAVQDSVEKTKSVVTSTVSTALDAAYGTITSKINTALEQGREALQEGVEMTNSVVANSISKAKAVSQAVAGGVESVLGMSEDLVDHYLPMTEEELGKLATTVQGFGVASLEEQRRQRSYFVRLGSLSGRLRHRAHQHSLARLQSLRHSTQDTLARLQLAIQLIESVKQEVGQKLLEGQEKLHQLWVDWSLTQPKGNQVRTACQPEQVEPRTLAMLRIITQQLQPAYESLRLRTHGLPCSIQDAVSQATRHIHKLHSSFSRAVSFQDLSGTTLARCQDRVAEARRSLDVLLEYVTHNTPLNWVVGPFRAMAKGAQESRKQEKKEMRSDRKLEKAPLSQEVTKAPEEPKGANRLSEKWCEVLDKLEEQVGKPEEKERKDTEVALAAKAIETSAPEEDL
- the LOC101819516 gene encoding perilipin-3 isoform X1 is translated as MASGKTPTPALLKAEEQQTASAVDRVTSLPLLSSAFNLVSSAYSHTKESHPCLGGVCSVAETVAAVAVGSVLGGAQPILSQLEPQIALVNEYACKGLDQLEENLPFLQQPADKVISDTKQLVTSKVTSAMDAACEAKEAVADKVTEAVDLTKNVVGDSVKLTRSVVTSTVSSAVEAAQGAKELVTNKVTEAVDVTKHMVEDSVDLTKSAVASTIVSAVEAAQGAKEMVTDKVTKAVDLSKHMVEDSVDLTKSAVASTIVNAVEAAQGAKELVTNKVTEAVDVTKHMVEDSVDRTKSAVASTITAAVGAAQGAKELVANKVTDAVDKVTKAVDVTKHMVEDSVDLTKSAVASTIVSAVEAAQGAKEMVTDKVTKAVDLSKHMVEDSVDLTKSAVASTIVNAVEAAQGAKELVTNKVTEAVDVTKHMVEDSVDRTKSAVASTITAAVGAAQGAKELVANKVTEAVDLTKGAVQDSVEKTKSVVTSTVSTALDAAYGTITSKINTALEQGREALQEGVEMTNSVVANSISKAKAVSQAVAGGVESVLGMSEDLVDHYLPMTEEELGKLATTVQGFGVASLEEQRRQRSYFVRLGSLSGRLRHRAHQHSLARLQSLRHSTQDTLARLQLAIQLIESVKQEVGQKLLEGQEKLHQLWVDWSLTQPKGNQVRTACQPEQVEPRTLAMLRIITQQLQPAYESLRLRTHGLPCSIQDAVSQATRHIHKLHSSFSRAVSFQDLSGTTLARCQDRVAEARRSLDVLLEYVTHNTPLNWVVGPFRAMAKGAQESRKQEKKEMRSDRKLEKAPLSQEVTKAPEEPKGANRLSEKWCEVLDKLEEQVGKPEEKERKDTEVALAAKAIETSAPEEDL